Genomic window (Paenibacillus sp. PK3_47):
GGCCGGTCTGTCCGGTGCCGGGGATGCCTACGCCCATCGCGTTTTTAATAATGTTGCCGCTCAGCAGCAGCTTAATCGATGTGATTTCTTCCTGCACCAGCTCGGCGGCCAGGGAGACCGCATAAGCGACAGCTATCGGTTCCGTGCAGCCCTCGGCAGGTACAACTTCCTTTTTTAACACTTCCAATAAGTTGACCATATTTGAAATCACCATTTCCTCTAGTTGTCGGAGTTATCTCTATATAGTACAACAGGGCACCGTTTCGGGGAACCTCCAATCTTATCCGGCTAACGCAAAAAACAGCAGGCTTCACATTCCCCATGCAGAGAATAAAGAAGCCTGCTGTCTTTTTATATAATATAGAAAGAACTTATTTAGTCTCCACAGCATGTCCGCCGAATTCATTACGCAGTGCAGCAACGACCTTACCTGTAAAGGTATCGGTTTCCAGCGACCGGTAGCGCATCAGCAGGGCCATGGCAATAACCGGAGTGGCAGCCTGCAGGTCAAACGCCGTTTCCAGTGTCCACTTGCCCTCACCCGAGGAGTGCATTATCCCTTTGATCTCATCCAGCTTGGCATCCTTGGAAAAGGCGCGCTCCACCAGCTCCATCAGCCATGAACGGATTACGGAACCGTTATTCCATACGCGGGCTACTTCTTCAAAGTTGAAGTCATATCCGCTTTTCTCCAGTACCTCGAAGCCCTCCCCGATCGCGGCCATCATGCCGTACTCAATCCCGTTATGGACCATTTTCAGAAAATGTCCGCTGCCGGATTTCCCTGCATACAAGTATCCGTTCTCCACTGAAGTATCGCGGAACAGCGGCTCGGCAACCGCCCAGGCCTCTTCGTCCCCGCCGATCATATAACAGGCTCCGTTGCGTGCGCCTTCCATACCTCCGGAGGTTCCTGCATCCAGGAAGTAAATCCCCTCTTTGCTCAGCTCATCATGGCGGCGGACAGATTCCTTGTAGTGGGAATTGCCTGCTTCAATAATGATATCTCCCTTGGACAGCAGCGGTGTAAGCTCGGCAATGACGGAATCCACGAACTGATGCGGAACCATAATCCAGGCAATCCGCGGAGACTCCAGCTTATTTACCAGTTCAGCAAGACTTGCCGCACCGGCTGCTCCCTTGGCCCCCAGCTCTTCCACTGCAG
Coding sequences:
- the gnd gene encoding phosphogluconate dehydrogenase (NAD(+)-dependent, decarboxylating); this encodes MKVGLIGLGKMGFNLGQNLLEHGHEIVAYDVNAAAVEELGAKGAAGAASLAELVNKLESPRIAWIMVPHQFVDSVIAELTPLLSKGDIIIEAGNSHYKESVRRHDELSKEGIYFLDAGTSGGMEGARNGACYMIGGDEEAWAVAEPLFRDTSVENGYLYAGKSGSGHFLKMVHNGIEYGMMAAIGEGFEVLEKSGYDFNFEEVARVWNNGSVIRSWLMELVERAFSKDAKLDEIKGIMHSSGEGKWTLETAFDLQAATPVIAMALLMRYRSLETDTFTGKVVAALRNEFGGHAVETK